A stretch of the Mycolicibacterium celeriflavum genome encodes the following:
- a CDS encoding DUF3027 domain-containing protein has product MDSVTESAEHGADASGENAAGRPDLEAVLLGAVDDAREAIVEFSGEDTVGEYLGASFDDPTAATHRFLAAMPGYRGWQWAVVVAAWPGADHATISEVVLVPGPTALLAPKWVPWQERVRPGDLGPGDLLAPSADDPRLVPGYVATGDPEVDEVAAEVGLGRRQVLSRWGRMDAAQRWHDGEFGPGSPMARSTRRVCRDCGFYLPLTGSLGTMFGVCANELSADGHVVDAEYGCGAHSDTPQPAGGGSPLYDPYDDGVLDLTEPAD; this is encoded by the coding sequence ATGGACAGCGTGACCGAATCCGCCGAGCACGGCGCCGACGCTTCCGGTGAGAACGCCGCCGGGCGTCCGGACCTGGAGGCGGTACTCCTGGGCGCCGTTGACGACGCGCGCGAGGCGATCGTCGAGTTCAGCGGCGAGGACACCGTCGGTGAATATCTGGGAGCGAGCTTCGACGACCCCACCGCGGCCACGCACCGGTTCCTCGCGGCCATGCCGGGTTACCGCGGCTGGCAGTGGGCCGTGGTCGTCGCGGCGTGGCCGGGCGCCGACCACGCCACGATCAGCGAGGTCGTGCTGGTGCCCGGACCGACGGCGTTGCTGGCGCCCAAGTGGGTGCCCTGGCAGGAGCGCGTCCGGCCGGGCGATCTGGGTCCGGGTGACCTCCTGGCTCCGTCCGCAGACGACCCCCGCCTGGTTCCCGGCTACGTGGCCACCGGCGACCCGGAGGTCGACGAGGTCGCCGCCGAAGTGGGTCTGGGCCGTCGCCAGGTGCTCAGCCGGTGGGGCCGGATGGACGCGGCGCAACGGTGGCACGACGGTGAATTCGGCCCCGGTTCACCGATGGCGCGTTCGACGCGGCGCGTGTGCCGCGACTGCGGGTTCTATCTGCCGCTCACCGGGTCGCTGGGCACGATGTTCGGCGTCTGCGCGAACGAGCTTTCCGCGGACGGTCACGTGGTCGATGCCGAATACGGTTGCGGCGCACACTCGGACACCCCGCAGCCGGCGGGTGGCGGGTCTCCGCTGTATGACCCGTACGACGACGGCGTGCTGGACCTGACCGAGCCGGCCGATTAG
- a CDS encoding SRPBCC family protein, whose protein sequence is MAAPLLQAETTINAPVAKVWELISDLKNMPRWSPQCRMMKTFGPLRPGAKTINLNRRKFLVWPTTSQITELIPEKKLAFRVDQNGTVWSYELEPTETGTRLVETRHAENGVKPISNMTVNALMGGVPSFERELVEGMNESLARIKAAAER, encoded by the coding sequence ATGGCAGCGCCGCTGTTGCAAGCCGAAACCACGATCAACGCCCCGGTGGCGAAGGTCTGGGAACTGATCTCGGACCTCAAGAACATGCCGCGGTGGAGCCCGCAGTGCCGAATGATGAAAACGTTCGGCCCACTGCGGCCGGGGGCGAAGACGATCAATCTCAATCGGCGCAAGTTCCTGGTGTGGCCCACCACAAGCCAGATCACCGAGTTGATTCCGGAGAAGAAGCTCGCGTTCCGGGTGGATCAGAACGGCACAGTGTGGAGCTACGAGCTCGAACCCACCGAGACCGGCACCCGGCTGGTGGAAACGCGGCACGCCGAAAATGGGGTGAAACCGATCTCCAACATGACGGTCAACGCGTTGATGGGCGGTGTGCCCAGCTTCGAGCGTGAGCTCGTCGAGGGCATGAACGAGTCACTCGCGCGGATCAAGGCCGCGGCCGAACGCTAA